AGAAATGGACCCTGTCGGAGAGACCGCGCCGCATGAGCTCGCGACACAGCGGGGCGAGCACGTCGTGGTTCTTGTGCGGGTACGCCCGGGCGGGCCAGAAGAGCCGCAGCGGCTCGGCGCTGGTGACGCGCCGTCTCCGCAGCGGCGTCCCTCCGGGGTTCAGGAGGCAGCCGGGAGGAATCACGGTGATCCGTTCGGCGGGCACTCCGAAGCGCGCGCGCAGGCGGTCGCCCATGACGGGCGTCTGTACGATCACTCGAGCCAGCCGCGGCCACAACCGGCGGAAGCGCGCGGGATAATAGGCGGCGTAGATGAGCTGGTCGCGCAGCGACGGCCCGATCTGCCGGCGCGAGAGGCGATAGGTCACCCAGGGATTGTGCAGGAGGAGCACGTGGGGGCAGCCGACCCTCGACGGGGCGAGGTCCGTGATGGAGAAGAACACGTCCGGCTGCAGGCGGCGTGCGATCGCCGGGAGGCGGAAGAAGTCGTCCACGAGCCGCCACTGCATGCGCGGACCTCTCCTCACCTGCGGGACCAGGACGACGCGCGCACCGTCTCGCATCGGCAGCGAAGAATTGCCGGGCGGGAGCAGGACCGTGATCTCGTCGTCGGTCGCCACCGCCGACAGAGCCGGCACCAGCCCCCTGAAGACACCCCAGCCGCCTGCGGAAGCGGTGTTTACGGCATTCATGACGATGCGCATCGGCGATCAGCTCCCCAAACGAGTCCCACCAGGCACGGGTTACACCGGCCGGGCGACTGCATAGCCCCCGAGCCCCGGCACCCTGTCGCGGCGGCGAACCGCAGCGTGCCGGGGCGCGCGCCGGGAGACGAGCCAGACGAACGACAACAGAACCGCGGAGTAGTGGAATCCCGGCGCGAGGTACCGGAAGGCGACGAACAGAAAAACCATCCACGTGAACGGCACCAGCAACAGATAGGGCTCGCCGTGGCAACGGACGGCGATTCGCTCGAGCCAGCCGAACGCAGCGCCGAACAGCACCCCCGCCCAGACGACCCCCGCCCAGCCCCAGCTCATGTAATACTGACCAACCCCCGACGGGAGCGCGTTGCCACCGGTCACGAACACGTCCCGGCCCCACCGGTAAAACGAGTAGACCCGGAACGTCTGCGGCACGGGCTTTCCCTCCCACCAGGAGCGGGGGATGATGTTGGTGAGGATGATCCACTCCGGACTCTCTCGGATGTAGTCGCGCTCCGCCGGGACGATGCTCGCGGCGAGCGCGGTCTCCGTGAAGAAGTCGCTGTGCTGGCGAGGAGCCAGCACCTCGGCGATGGACTTGTCCCGGAGCTGCGCCCGGTCGTGATCGGTGCGAAGATAGAACTGGAGCTGCGTGAGCGCGAGGAGCAGCAACGCCAGCAGCGGGCCGGCCCAGCAGACCTTCCGCACGACGCGTGAGGGCGACAAGAACATCCACACCAGGCCGGGGGGCATCACGAGCATGGCGGTGAGGGATCTCGTCCCCTGATCCAGGANNNNNNNNNNNNNNNNNNNNNNNNNNNNNNNNNNNNNNNNNNNNNNNNNNNNNNNNNNNNNNNNNNNNNNNNNNNNNNNNNNNNNNGAGAAGCCCCATCGACCCGGCGGCGACCAGGCTCG
This Deltaproteobacteria bacterium DNA region includes the following protein-coding sequences:
- a CDS encoding glycosyltransferase family 4 protein, with translation MRIVMNAVNTASAGGWGVFRGLVPALSAVATDDEITVLLPPGNSSLPMRDGARVVLVPQVRRGPRMQWRLVDDFFRLPAIARRLQPDVFFSITDLAPSRVGCPHVLLLHNPWVTYRLSRRQIGPSLRDQLIYAAYYPARFRRLWPRLARVIVQTPVMGDRLRARFGVPAERITVIPPGCLLNPGGTPLRRRRVTSAEPLRLFWPARAYPHKNHDVLAPLCRELMRRGLSDRVHFYLTVDTRSDRRGQRLLKGLRHCSSMVTNLGPLAKQQVERWFDQTDALFLPTLLESFSLTYLEAAARRRPIVTSDRDFARHACGDAGYYVDPENPGDICDRLRELIAHLNEGTVRIPDAPRDGQTGTSWNDVAARILSVLHEAAGAGGRGTLDVETSPAVAAAGGSR